From the Megalops cyprinoides isolate fMegCyp1 chromosome 21, fMegCyp1.pri, whole genome shotgun sequence genome, one window contains:
- the btd gene encoding biotinidase, with amino-acid sequence MFSPMAVCALRVAAVLWLCAGGAQARSYVAAVYEHRVVLNAHPAERLSRSAALRHMQQNLDVFEEQVTAAARQGAQIIVFPEDAIHGFNFSRESIAGYLETVPDPAAVRWSPCSDPTRFPNTEVLQRLSCMAQNSALYVVVNLPDRQPCDARSDARCPLDGRYQFNTDVVFSDNGTIVARYHKHNLYFEAAFDAPAEPELVTFHTPFAGSFGVFTCFDILFSEPALALVEARGVRQLVYPTAWMNQLPLLAAVQFQRSFSYAAGVTLLAANVRSAALGMTGSGIFTPWQALYHHDTQGESGKLLVATVPVLDPDVAGGGPKGGQLPLPFSGYPEPEFCLRGGGECERGGGAFPEAPAVLSSTFTAEMMYDNFTMVLLEGSVGNMTVCDGALCCHLLFRRSGAPAELYALAAFQGLHVVHGTYALEVCALVRCAGPAPSNCGGEIDHAHTLMDFWLAGTFSTRHVFPGVLGSGVRPDRPDRSGWEGRRFSMSRTGMRNGLLTAVLYGRAFDRDRG; translated from the exons ATGTTCAGCCCCATGGCTGTGTGCGCGCTGCGCGTGGCCGCGGTGCTCTGGCTGTGTGCGGGCGGGGCGCAGGCGCGGTCGTACGTGGCCGCCGTGTACGAGCACCGCGTGGTTCTGAACGCGCACCCGGCGGAGCGTCTCTCTCGCAGCGCTGCGCTGCGTCACATGCAGCAGAACCTGGACGTGTTCGAGGAGCAGGTCACCGCCGCCGCCAGGCAG GGTGCACAGATAATAGTGTTTCCAGAGGATGCCATTCACGGCTTCAACTTCAGCAGAGAGTCCATCGCGGGGTACCTGGAGACGGTGCCGGACCCTGCGGCTGTGAGGTGGAGCCCCTGTTCTGACCCGACCCGATTCCCCAACACTGAG gtgctgcagcGCCTCAGCTGCATGGCGCAGAACAGCGCGCTGTACGTGGTGGTGAACCTGCCGGACCGGCAGCCGTGTGACGCTCGGAGCGACGCCCGCTGCCCGCTGGACGGCCGGTACCAGTTCAACACCGACGTCGTCTTCAGCGACAACGGCACCATCGTGGCGCGCTACCACAAGCACAACCTGTACTTCGAGGCAGCGTTCGACGCGCCCGCGGAGCCGGAGCTCGTCACCTTCCACACGCCCTTCGCCGGGAGCTTCGGGGTCTTCACCTGCTTCGACATCCTGTTTTCCGAGCCGGCGCTGGCGCTGGTGGAGGCCCGGGGCGTGCGGCAGCTGGTGTACCCCACCGCCTGGATGAaccagctccccctgctggccgccGTGCAGTTCCAGCGCTCCTTCTCCTACGCTGCCGGCGTCACCCTGCTGGCCGCCAACGTCCGCTCCGCCGCGCTGGGCATGACAGGAAGCGGCATATTCACCCCGTGGCAGGCGCTGTATCACCACGACACCCAGGGTGAGAGCGGCAAGCTGCTGGTGGCCACAGTGCCCGTGCTGGACCCGGACGTGGCCGGGGGGGGGCCCAAGGGGGGCCAGCTCCCGCTGCCTTTCTCTGGGTACCCGGAGCCGGAGTTCTGCctcagggggggtggggagtgtgaGCGAGGGGGAGGAGCCTTCCCAGAAGCCCCTGCTGTCCTCAGCAGCACCTTCACTGCGGAGATGATGTATGATAACTTCACCATGGTGCTGCTGGAGGGCAGTGTGGGGAACATGACAGTGTGTGACGGTGCActctgctgccacctgctgttcCGGAGGTCAGGTGCGCCGGCCGAACTGTACGCGCTGGCCGCGTTCCAGGGCCTCCATGTGGTCCACGGCACCTACGCGCTGGAGGTGTGTGCACTGGTCCGGTGTGCGGGCCCCGCCCCAAGCAACTGCGGGGGCGAAATCGACCACGCCCACACGCTGATGGACTTCTGGCTGGCGGGAACCTTTAGCACGCGGCACGTGTTTCCGGGGGTGCTGGGGAGCGGGGTGCGGCCTGACCGGCCGGACCGCTCAGGCTGGGAGGGGCGGCGCTTCTCCATGAGCAGGACCGGCATGCGGAACGGGCTGCTGACCGCTGTGCTGTATGGCAGGGCCTTCGACCGGGACCGCGGCTAA
- the wu:fc38h03 gene encoding acetylcholinesterase collagenic tail peptide — protein sequence MALMRRGLQMQLLLSWVLAQSSLTENTFPTGFSALDQRKKFNPCCLLAPPPPPLFPPHPLLWEGRRPKNDLRTNKVGNEEDKEDRAMLHACSPSPLAPPGTPGPPSPPGPPGPPGPPGPEGPSGIPGVQGPKGEKGEIGRSGSKGRAGPPGLPGRQGPAGWPGPNGPKGEKGDPGLMGLPGARGPIGPKGLPGYKGEKGSRGERGEAGMKGSKGAAGLPGMLGQKGEMGPKGEPGVSGNRGPTGRPGKRGKQGPKGDGGESGSMGPAGPPGPTGHPGPPGPPGSGLFLVGEKGERGLPGPPGECSCNSPQSINNPPYEEYTPWGNYARVPTIFVVNSEEELDRLQTDNALAFRKDQRSLYFKDVDGWLPIQLTRFQSTEMAPEPDGACGDGHVQPHRGETCDDGNKVVTDGCVKCQRAYCGDGYRYEGVEECDGKDFGFQTCKSYLPGSFGQLKCTSHCTIDSTNCKYFT from the exons ATGGCTCTGATGAGGCGCGGACTGCAGAtgcagctcctcctctcctggGTGCTGGCCCAGTCCTCCCTCACGGAAAACACCTTCCCCACAG GCTTCAGTGCTCTGGACCAGAGGAAGAAATTCAACCCATGCTGCCTCCTGGCTccgcccccaccaccactgTTCCCGCCCCATCCCCTGCTGTGGGAGGGGCGCAGGCCT aaaaATGACCTGAGAACAAACAAAGTTGGAAatgaagaagacaaagaagacaGAGCTATGCTTCACGCCTGCTCTCCCAGCCCCCTGGCCCCCCCCGGCACCCCcggcccccccagcccccctggCCCCCCCGGTCCCCCTGGCCCTCCCGGCCCTGAG GGTCCCAGCGGAATTCCAGGAGTGCAGGGACCAAAGGGAGAAAAG ggAGAGATCGGCCGGTCGGGGTCAAAG GGTCGGGCTGGCCCACCTGGTCTCCCAGGGCGACAGGGACCTGCTGGCTGGCCAGGGCCGAATGGGCCAAAA GGGGAGAAAGGAGACCCGGGGCTGATGGGATTACCGGGAGCCAGAGGACCGATAGGCCCAAAG GGTTTGCCGGGATACAAGGGAGAAAAG GGGTCGCGAGGAGAGCGGGGCGAGGCTGGGATGAAGGGCAGTAAG GGTGCAGCGGGTCTCCCCGGGATGTTGGGACAGAAG ggtgaGATGGGCCCTAAGGGGGAGCCTGGAGTTTCAGGAAACAGGGGGCCCACAGGGCGGCCTGGGAAGAGGGGTAAACAG GGGCCAAAGGGCGACGGCGGGGAGTCAGGCTCCATGGGGCCGGCAGGCCCTCCAGGCCCAACCGGACACCCCGGCCCCCCGGGCCCACCTGGCTCAG ggCTCTTCCTGGtgggggaaaagggggagaggggtctCCCAGGACCACCTGGTGAGTGCAGCTGTAACTCCCCTCAGAGCATCAACAACCCCCCCTACGAGGAGTACACCCCCTGGGGTAACTATGCACGGGTCCCTACG ATATTTGTGGTGAACAGTGAAGAGGAGCTGGACCGCCTTCAGACAGACAACGCTCTCGCCTTCCGGAAAGACCAGCGCTCTCTTTATTTCAAGGATGTGGACGGATGGCTCCCCATCCAG CTGACCCGGTTCCAGTCCACGGAGATGGCCCCGGAGCCGGATGGCGCATGCGGAGACGGTCATGTGCAGCCACACCGCGGGGAGACCTGCGATGACGGGAACAAGGTGGTCACCGACGGTTGCGTCA AGTGCCAGCGGGCTTACTGTGGGGATGGCTACCGCTATGAGGGCGTGGAGGAGTGTGATGGGAAGGACTTCGGCTTTCAGACATGCAAATCTTACCTCCCAGG GTCATTTGGGCAGTTGAAGTGCACATCACACTGTACCATCGACTCTACAAACTGCAAATACTTCACCTGA